A section of the Balnearium lithotrophicum genome encodes:
- the rsmI gene encoding 16S rRNA (cytidine(1402)-2'-O)-methyltransferase: protein MHSSKGIGKLFVVATPIGNLEDITLRALRILKEVDLIACEDTRRTLKLLNYYGIKGKKLVSYHEHNEERRAKDLIEELKRGRSVALVSDAGTPCISDPGYRIVSLARREGIDVVPVPGPSALIAALSASGFPTDKFFFGGFLPRKEGALRETLEEFIGKHFTSVFYESPHRLERTLGLISEIYPEIEMGVYREITKVNEEFLRGKPKEILRELKEKGKLKGEFVLIFPPQKVEKEEKDLDEVILEFLKKGLSAKEVSKEASKVTGLPKREIYKRVVELLND, encoded by the coding sequence ATGCATAGCAGTAAGGGGATAGGAAAGCTGTTTGTTGTTGCTACTCCCATAGGAAACTTAGAGGATATTACACTAAGGGCACTTAGGATTTTAAAGGAGGTTGATTTAATAGCCTGTGAGGATACCAGGAGGACTTTAAAGCTTTTGAACTATTATGGGATTAAGGGAAAAAAGCTCGTTTCATACCATGAGCACAACGAGGAAAGGAGAGCTAAGGATTTAATTGAGGAGTTGAAAAGGGGAAGGAGTGTTGCTCTCGTTTCAGATGCCGGAACGCCCTGTATAAGTGACCCTGGATATAGGATTGTCTCTCTTGCAAGGAGAGAGGGAATAGATGTAGTTCCCGTTCCAGGGCCTTCAGCACTTATTGCTGCACTTTCTGCCTCTGGATTCCCAACGGATAAGTTCTTCTTCGGTGGATTTCTTCCGAGGAAAGAGGGAGCTCTAAGAGAAACCTTAGAGGAGTTTATTGGAAAACACTTTACTTCTGTTTTCTACGAATCACCCCATAGGTTGGAGAGAACTTTAGGTCTAATTTCTGAAATTTACCCTGAAATTGAAATGGGGGTTTACAGGGAAATAACAAAGGTCAACGAGGAGTTTTTAAGGGGAAAACCTAAGGAAATTCTAAGGGAACTAAAAGAAAAAGGAAAGCTTAAGGGAGAATTTGTTCTCATCTTTCCTCCTCAAAAAGTAGAAAAGGAGGAAAAAGATTTGGATGAAGTAATCTTGGAGTTTCTCAAAAAGGGGCTTTCTGCAAAGGAGGTCTCAAAGGAGGCCTCTAAAGTAACAGGCCTCCCAAAAAGAGAAATCTACAAAAGGGTAGTTGAACTACTTAACGATTGA
- a CDS encoding S-adenosylmethionine decarboxylase family protein, producing MEFVGRHVMMDAVVSDISRINTIQPIYDYMEELARKLDMTLVYPPIVAKFPFAQSELEQFVKKLSEENVKSRTLEFMEETLKRRATEDSGVSGVSIWLESHCTIHTWPEEDFFSLDAYSCKDFDPMVAFEFTVKWFKVKYASFVDVERYIGGPCVIKAYEYKDGELVECKPSIVK from the coding sequence ATGGAGTTTGTTGGAAGGCACGTAATGATGGATGCGGTTGTTAGCGACATTTCAAGGATAAATACAATTCAGCCTATTTACGACTACATGGAAGAGCTTGCAAGAAAGTTAGATATGACGTTGGTCTATCCTCCAATTGTAGCCAAGTTTCCATTTGCCCAATCGGAACTTGAACAGTTTGTAAAGAAACTATCAGAGGAGAACGTTAAGAGTAGAACCCTCGAGTTTATGGAGGAAACTCTCAAGAGAAGAGCAACCGAAGATAGTGGAGTCTCCGGAGTCTCTATCTGGCTCGAGAGCCACTGTACGATTCACACATGGCCAGAGGAGGACTTCTTCAGTTTAGATGCTTACAGCTGTAAGGACTTTGACCCAATGGTGGCATTTGAGTTCACAGTAAAGTGGTTTAAGGTGAAGTATGCATCCTTTGTCGATGTTGAGAGGTACATCGGCGGCCCCTGTGTAATAAAGGCCTACGAGTACAAGGACGGTGAACTTGTTGAATGTAAACCCTCAATCGTTAAGTAG